The Rhodamnia argentea isolate NSW1041297 chromosome 7, ASM2092103v1, whole genome shotgun sequence genome contains the following window.
CATAGACCCGACACCGATGGCAGGAACGAACATCTTGAATACAATCGGCTTCCAAGGTGAGCCGATAATAtcccaatctcatgatcttcttactcggcgggtggccattcatatggggGCCACATTCACCCTCGTGGATTTCGGTCATCAAGCGATTGGCTTCCTTAGCATCAACGCACCTCGGGAGAACGGAGTCATATGACCTTTTGTACAACGCATCGCCATTgaggaaaaactttgaagaCAGGTTTCATCAAATATTTCTGTCATTGCTTCACCGCCCTCGGGAAATTTTCTAGTCTGTAGGTAGACCTTAATGTCTTGATACCATGGCTCTCCatccgcctcttcttctattagcatggAGTAAGCAGAATGCTTCAAGATTTCGATTCTCAATGGCTCGATGTCCGAACCTGCAGTCACTTGGAACATTGAGGATAGGGTGGCCAACGCGTCTGCGAACCGGTTCTGAGCTCTAggaagatactcgaacgctATCTCATCGAACTCTTCGATTATATCTTCCAGAAACTCGTGATATGGGATCAACTTCGGGTCACGAGTTTTCCACTTGCCTTCTGTCTGAAGGATAATGAGAGCAGAGTCGCCATAAACCTGCAGTCTCCGGATTTCCATCTCCACGGCAGCCTGTAGTCCGAGAATGCGGGCCTCGTATTCAGcgatgttgttggtgcacggaaacaataacttggcGGCTCTTGGATAGTGTTGGCCATCCGGGGAGATAAGGACCGCCCTCGTGCCGGATCCGGATAAGTTAACAGCTCCGTCGAAGTACATGACCCACTTTTCTGCAGTAACCAGTAAAACACGATCATCAAGAGGGTCTATTTCATCTCCAGCCTGTGGTCCCGCAGCATTCTCTGCTAACATGTCTGCTATTGCTCGACCTTTCACCGACTTCTGTGTCATGGTTTGCACATCGAACTCAGAAATGAGAATCTGCCACTTAGCCAATTTGCCGACCAGTCTTGGCTTTTCCAGTagatatttgatgggatcacattcggtggtTAACATGATCTGATGGTGTAGGGTATACTGCCGCAGTCCGTGTAATACCCAAACTAAAGctacgcaagtcttctcgacctcCGAGTAATTGGCTTCGGAATCGGAGAATTTCTTGCTGAGATAGTATATTGCGCATTCTTTTCCATCTGATGGTCTTTTCTGCACCAATACGGCTCCCAAGGACTCCTTGTGGATGGTCGGATAAAGGATTAGAGGCACACCAGGAGCAGGTGGAACCGGAACAGGGGAATGGGTCGGATAATGCTGAATCTTCAAGAAAGCGGTCTGACATTCAATATCCCATACaatctttgcattcttcttgagaagtttgaaaaatggctTGGCGGTCTCCGACAACCGAGATATAAATCTTGCCACATAGTTCAATCTCCCCAAAGAACCGCGAACTTCTTTCACGGAAGACGGGGGTCGCGGCTCGCATATGGCTTTCACCTTGGACGGATCGATCTCGATGCCCCTACTACCGACCATGAAGCCCAATAATTTCCCGGACCTTGCCCCAAATACGCACTTTGCGGGATTGAGGCGTAATCGGTATTTACGTAGGCGCTCAAATAGCTTGCGAAGGATTGCAACATGGTCTTCGCCTAATCTTGACTTcgcgatcatgtcatcgacgtatacttcaatttcattgtgcatcatatcatggaacaaggccaccatggctctttgatacgtggcacccgcatttttcaggccgaaaggcatgactctatagcaaaaggttccccatggggttatgaaggaagttttgcttctgtcttcttctttcattcgaatctggttataaccaaaaaaaccatccatgaaggagaaaagtTCAAACCCGGCCGTCTTGTCAactagcacgtcaatatgcgggagtgggaagtcatctttggggctagccttattcggatcacggtagtcaacgcacaccccgactctcccgtctttcttcatcaccgggacgatattcgctatccaatccgggtaatgagcgacttcaatgaaatcgactttcagaagcttcattacttcctcttcaatctttttagacaactcgggctttgtccttctcaatcGTTGTTTCTTCGGCGGTATATCCGGGTTAGTCGGTAGTGCATGTTGCACGATATCCGGATCCAATCCTGGCATGTCGGTGTACGACCGGGCAAATACATCccgaaactcttgaagaaggcTGACCAATCCGGCGGCTTCTGCTTCCCGTAACCCTACCCCGATTTTAGTCTCTCGGATATTGTCTTCGGTACCCAAATTCATTGTCACCGTCGGTTCGGTTGTCAACGGCTCTGACTCCTCGTGGCGACTCCATTCGATCTCAATCCCTTTCGGATCGTCACTATCGCTGCTCGAGTCCGAAGAATCGTCGTCTGGCGAATCCGAATCACATGTGCTTTtatcatgaatatgaagaatgctatgccCGAGACATGATGCAGAAAggttaattcatttcaatgacatataaacaaaaaacGGAAAAGTGTGCTTTTGAAAGCAGAtttacaaaaacatttttcaaataggTAAGCCCCGGGAAATGCCCTCATATCATCGGGTCATccggatttttttttgaaaaagccaaaactAGGAAGCGTGTGAAAGTCCGGTCCTCAGGCTTATACTTAGGCTCGTAATTGCATCGTCATGGGACTGGCGGTATACtttcacacgtccttaataaacatgtgcTCGTTTTATTTAACTGGGAGCCGCATTACAACATGTACTTCCCCCAAGCCAACGGCTCGAGACCTGGGGGTATCCAAAAAACGGTTAGCACATCAGAAACACGGTCCTTGGCGGGAGCGGGAAAAACATATGTACAtgacaaaaaacaaacaaacccatGATCCTACTCCGGAGAGTCGGGAGAACCGCCCGACGACTCCACGTCCTCGGATGCCGGAGGCTCATCCGGGATAATCTTCTGAGAATCGGTAGGCTCAACCTTGGGAGTCTTTTCTTCAAAGAAGGCGTCAACATCAGCAGGTGTGATGACGGTGTCGGTACCGGGTTCTTCAAACGGTTGTGCTATCCCTTCTAAGTTAGAGAGGCTTGTGTCATCTAACATTTTGGGCGGACGGGGAAAAAACAACTTGAGGGGATTTCGAATGGGTCTGGCTACGGAACTTTCACCCACTACCGGGCGAGCAAGTATTATCCATGCGACCTTCCCTGGTTGCCACGACTTCCTCGACCATAGCGTCTACACCGGGTGGGAGATGGGTAAGGATTAGCTGCATTACGACGCCTACGTCGAAACAGGACGAGCCGTGGGGCCGTCGGATCGATTACGACTTCCGGAATAACCAAGTCCGAAAGGACCATTATCCGGTTCTACGCGAATGGGTTCGGTGATGCCACGACCATACAATCCCAAGCCTTCTCCAGGGATATGTCCGTATTGAAGCAACACTGCGCTAGACATAAGGGCGAGGCCGGACAGCGACGGGGGTTGAGTGACGGCATCTTCCGGGACATGTATTGTTGATACCGGTTCGAATGTATGATAACCGGCTTCATCTTCAGCTCTAGGCGGAATGTATGAGACGACAACTCCCTCGGGAAGTCGCATGTCCATTTCTCCATTAACCGTTATCATTTGACCGTTATCAATAAATCGAACCTTCTGATGGAGGCTTGAAGGGACAGCCCTAGCcatatgaatccacggtctaccCAGaagcatgttgaaggaagatggaatgtccagtacttgaaACGTCATTGAGAACCTGGAAGGCCCAATTAACACTTCCAGTTTAGCCTCACCGAGGACATTCTTGCTCATACCATCGAAAGCCCTCACATTCGACCTAGATGGATGCATCTGCGACTCTTCAAATCCCAGTAGACGGTATGTACTCGGGGGGCAAATGTTCACCGCAGACCCATTGTCAATAAGGACTCGTGAAATCATTCCGCTTCGGCATGTAATGGAGATGTGGAGAGCATTGCAATGCGAAGGACCACCGGACGGAAGATCTTCATCggaaaatgatatttgatcatTCGGTAGAATAGAGCCAACGAATTCCTCCAACCGGAGTGCGCCGGTAGTATCGGGAACATGCACCTCGTTAAGCACCTTTAGAAGGGCTTCTTTATGCTTTTCCGACGATTGGAATAACTCGAGGATGGAAATGCGGGCCGGCATTTTTCTAAGCTGATCCACCACGGAGAATTCACTAGTTTTTACAACAGATAGAAGATGTTCAGCCTCCGCTTCCGTCACGGGTTTCTTCTGAGACGGCCCTGgaggtgcataagaacgacccgtcCGGGTGACCGAATCAAGCGCCTCAGTCCCATAGTCCCGGGCCACTTCCTTATTGTCGATGGCGACAGGTGCGCCTTCACTTGCAACCGCCGATGGTGTGTCAACCGTGATTGGGCATAGGCTGCTTCCCACGATGCCCAAGCTAGCATCCAACCGAGCCCCCATACGGATGAATTCTTCGGAAGTGAGATCAATAACCATATGGCCCTCATCTTCAAGTTCGTAATCGCCTAGATCCTCTACGACAGTGAGGTCTATTACCACGAGCTCTACCATAGCGATGAGTGTCTCATTCGGATCCAGGCACTACTTCAGGGGCAACCGTATCATCAAAAGTGGTCTCTTTGATATCGATAGGTTGTTACGCTTCAATGAGCGCGATCGCTTTATCGGTGGGCTCCGGTGCATCGAACTCATCTCCCCATTCATTCCAATACGTTCGTGTCTCCGGGATGGGCTCCTCAAAGAACCAAGACGGTGGTGAGTATTTTACGAGGAAATCATATCCACCACCGGGCTGTCCCAAAGTGTCAACGATCTCCCTGCAGGCATGCGCTTCGCAGAATTCTTGATCCCGAGTAGTGCGAGTTGTACGAGGCATCGGCTACTAGATCGTGATTTTCGTGCCAGGTCGCGCCAACGCCACCTCGGGTATGTTCACGTTTTCCGGCTCGACAAAGGCATTTTTCGACTCAACTACGGCCGTCTCCAATTTTGGCTCGATAGGGGCAGGTTTGGGAATACCAACCACATGAGGGGTTGAAGTGCCAATGACTTCATTTGGGGTAGCCCGAATTACTCCGGTTCGGACCATCTCGGCGATGCGTACACGCTTCTCTTGGATGGGGATTAAATCCGTACCATTGTAATGTCCAGCCGAAACGAGTGCTTGATACATTTCCACGACatctattcggaatctcttctTGGTGACGCTTCTCACCTCTTCAATGATTGCAACATTTGGAGCGTGGCACGGTAGCGGGTTTCTCTGCACATTCGGCTCGAAGTCCTTAAACGACAAACGATTTCCTTCTACAAGATCCTGGACTTTATGCTTGAGGACGTAGCAACCGTCAACGtcgtgccctctttctcccgtgTGGAAAGCGCGGGATTTGGAAAGGTCGAACCCACGATACTTCGGGGGGTTAGCTCGAGCAGCTTCTTTAGTCACAAGCTGTTTGCCTAACAAAGCGGGTAAAAGTTGTGATAATGGCCTCGGCGGTGGAGTAAACTGTCTTGGCTTTCTGAGGTGAGTATTCTAATATCCGCTATTCTGATAACTTCCAAGTGCGGACGCCATCTGATTGGGGCAAGGTTGGGAAGTTGGCGTCGATCGGGTAGCTGGAGCTTGAACAAAGGATACTTCGACCTCCTTTTCCTTTCGATTGGTGCCCTTTCGCTTGGTACCTTCCGCTATTCTTCCTTCGtgcattccaccctcaattctcTCCCCGGCTTCGACGAgcaagggaaaattttgaaatcctgcTCCAATGAGCTTTTGATAAAACTCATTTGGAAGAGTTTTTACAAACATGCTGATCATCTCGGGTTCCTCAAGAGGTGGGCGAACTTCGGCAGCCAAAGCGCGCCATCTATgtgcaaaaaccctaaatgacTCGTCTCTCTTCTTGATCGTACGGGACAACACTTCCCTTGTTGGGGCCATCTCGGTGTTGTATTGGTATTGTTCTACGAATGCCTTAGCCAAATCTTCCCATCTTGTAACTTTATCTCGCTTCGGATCCAAGAACCCGTGAAGCGCTGCGTCTTCCAAACTGTTCGGAAAGTCACGTATCGGCAAAGGAACATTCTTGACGTACCGACCCATCGATTGGTATAATAAACTAAATGTGCCCTCGGATCGCCCTTGCCAGAATACTTCGTGAAGTATGGAACTTTAAACTTATCGGGAAAGTCGATCTTGTCATATCGGGACAAATCCCCGACATTTTCGAGTCCATGTTTATCCTTGAGCTGCTGCTCCAAATCAGCAAATCGCTTTTTAGTTTCCTCCTCTAATCGGGCCGAGATGGTTGCCGAAATGGGATCAAGAGGAGCGGGCGCAAGAACTTGAGTTACCGCATCTTCAACGACCGGATTTCTTTGGGAGGTCATCAACAAGACCGGGCATCTCAGGCGGTGGCGGAAGCCGCACTTGATTCCGATTTCGTTGTGCGAAAGCGCTCGACTTCGGTAGATAATCGGATCAACATAGCCCTTAAATCTTGGATCTCCGCGAAGGCGCGGCTCCTAGATTTCGATTTAACGCTTCATCATCTGCACGGGCTTCCATACGTGCTGTTACGGACCTAGTGCGAATGGGTGAACGCGTAAAACCCGCAATATCTACTCGCAGAAAGTGAAATTCATCGGTGACTTCGAATAAAAATGTACGCGGTttcctttgaaaatataaactttTGCAACGAACTCGGGACATGTAAATTCTCCAAGCAAATCTAAATTGAGAGAATAGACTCTATCACGGGTCGTTTAGAAAAGAATACATTCTCAAACGGAAAAACacgtaataattaaattaataagaaaTGTCATAAGGAAATAAAGGCTTTATACAATAAGCTTAAGAAGGGTTTTCACAAAAGATTACAAAAGCACTAGCTcgaaaaacacccaaaatatGACATAAACTCGATGGGTAACGGTTCCATCGATATCAAAATGTCCGCTCCCTTGATCACAAAATGGGAGTTTTGGACAAcctattcctatttttttagcttattgacCATCCTCTCGCTGCGGCCCGGGACGAATGACTTCCGGGGGAATGACGGGTAAAACGATTCGGCAATTAGGATCTTCGGGCGGTGAATGTACGCCCATGATGCTTGATGGAGTCCCATCTCGCCCTCTAGTTCGGGAGCTTGAACAATGGTCCGCTTAAAACAACTCTCCCGGGCATTCTTGATATTGTCAATATCCACTTGTCGAAGGGCGATTTCCTGCTCATCCATCTGCTTGTGCGGGAGGTTAAACCTGAATAATTGCCCTCTTAGTGGCGGCGGGATATCTTGAAGAGCTCCACATTGTCTGAACGTCCTCAATGGGTAACAGGTAGTAGCCCCGGTGAATCCCAATAGGGGTATGGGATCGGTGTGGGCAGCGGGAAGATGGATGCTTTGAAATTGGGAACCCCCGAATTTCCATCGGATTTGGTCCGGGGCTAAGCTCctcaaaaaatgaaaccaagcgCGGTATGACCGTGTATAAGGTTGCATCCGTAATTGTATAAGCTTTTCAAGTGGGTGAGTGCGATGCTTGAGATCAGAATATACCATGTGGAAGGATGTTTCATGAATGTGAGAGATAAACCAGGTATACAAAAGTCCAGCGGGCGCATGAAACACTTTTTTTCCATCGGTATTAGCTTTGAAATTGTTGAGGGATAAGAAGGATTCAGCAAGAATCATAGGGATGAAGTCCCATTTGATGCAGACTTGTCTCACAACATGGGCAAGAAGAGGGTTCATAGCGACCGTAGACACGGGGAAAATtatgaaaccaaaaaatgctaaaagaaaAGCACGGGCGGATTTGGTGCCATCCTTCTTTGGCAGCTTCGaaaatttcccaaataaaaaggtCGGAGGGCAACGGCCAGCATGGCTTTTAAGCACTTTGGTGATCTCGACTTTGGGTGTATCGAGGAATTCAACGAGGGTGCTTGCGGGATCACGACCTAAAGGGGGT
Protein-coding sequences here:
- the LOC125315995 gene encoding uncharacterized protein LOC125315995, giving the protein MVGSRGIEIDPSKVKAICEPRPPSSVKEVRGSLGRLNYVARFISRLSETAKPFFKLLKKNAKIVWDIECQTAFLKIQHYPTHSPVPVPPAPGVPLILYPTIHKESLGAVLVQKRPSDGKECAIYYLSKKFSDSEANYSEVEKTCVALVWVLHGLRQYTLHHQIMLTTECDPIKYLLEKPRLVGKLAKWQILISEFDVQTMTQKSVKGRAIADMLAENAAGPQAGDEIDPLDDRVLLVTAEKWVMYFDGAVNLSGSGTRAVLISPDGQHYPRAAKLLFPCTNNIAEYEARILGLQAAVEMEIRRLQVYGDSALIILQTEGKWKTRDPKLIPYHEFLEDIIEEFDEIAFEYLPRAQNRFADALATLSSMFQVTAGSDIEPLRIEILKHSAYSMLIEEEADGEPWYQDIKVYLQTRKFPEGGEAMTEIFDETCLQSFSSMAMRCTKGHMTPFSRAKNVAGFLRRDIFARYGAPEAIIIDNGSNLNNKVVDEVLAVLPVETEIPSLGILTRLKLSKQSGFNERYERLNMIDEKSSRAISSRSVLPKRVANSFNRKVRSRLFEIGDLVLKKRLAFIPHPGGKFTPNYEGPYPIKKVLPGGALILAEMDGRVRSSPVNADMVKKYFP
- the LOC125315996 gene encoding uncharacterized protein LOC125315996; translated protein: MGRYVKNVPLPIRDFPNSLEDAALHGFLDPKRDKVTRWEDLAKAFVEQYQYNTEMAPTREVLSRTIKKRDESFRVFAHRWRALAAEVRPPLEEPEMISMFVKTLPNEFYQKLIGAGFQNFPLLVEAGERIEGGMHEGRIAEGKQLVTKEAARANPPKYRGFDLSKSRAFHTGERGHDVDGCYVLKHKVQDLVEGNRLSFKDFEPNVQRNPLPCHAPNVAIIEEVRSVTKKRFRIDVVEMYQALVSAGHYNGTDLIPIQEKRVRIAEMVRTGVIRATPNEVIGTSTPHVCLDPNETLIAMVELVVIDLTVVEDLGDYELEDEGHMVIDLTSEEFIRMGARLDASLGIVGSSLCPITVDTPSAVASEGAPVAIDNKEVARDYGTEALDSVTRTGRSYAPPGPSQKKPVTEAEAEHLLSVVKTSEFSVVDQLRKMPARISILELFQSSEKHKEALLKVLNEVHVPDTTGALRLEEFVGSILPNDQISFSDEDLPSGGPSHCNALHISITCRSGMISRVLIDNGSAVNICPPSTYRLLGFEESQMHPSRSNVRAFDGMSKNVLGEAKLEVLIGPSRFSMTFQVLDIPSSFNMLLGRPWIHMARAVPSSLHQKVRFIDNGQMITVNGEMDMRLPEGVVVSYIPPRAEDEAGYHTFEPVSTIHVPEDAVTQPPSLSGLALMSSAVLLQYGHIPGEGLGLYGRGITEPIRVEPDNGPFGLGYSGSRNRSDGPTARPVST